The genomic interval CACGATTGATTTTacttgtttcattggtgttttaacgccatacccgagaatattccacttatccgacggcggccagcattacggtggatgAACATTTTCACctacaaaaactattttttaGCATACGGTGAAAACTCCAATCAGAGAAATGAATACAGCTGTATTCAGCTGAATGGGAATTCGTTTCAACCTTTTATTTTTGCAATGCGAATGGATCCAGAGATTGAAATAATGGCTTACTATATACGTGGTTAAAGCGCCCTAGTTTTAAAACGTTATAAAATTGCACGACACGAAGCTTCTAAAATGGCGCCAAACATAATCGGAAAAAGAGAAAGATTATTCATCCCAGTGTCAGTTTAGTTATACTGGCTGGAGCATGATGTTACTGGTTGGAGCATGATGTTACTGGTTGGAGCATGTTGTTActagttatatacatatatatgcgcTTGAAAGACTTTGTTGTTCCCAGCCacacaatgtttacatttatatatgcctGCAGTATGCACTCAAGTATACTATTACCCGGATACCCGTGAAGCTTGAAGTGCTTCAGGTTGCTCACTGAATGCGGGATGTTACAGGCTGGAGCGTGATGTTACTGGATGGAGCCTGATGCTACTGGCTGCAGTGAGATGTCACAGGCTGGAGCGTGATGCTACTGGCTGCAGTGGAATGCTACTGGCTGCAGCAGGATGTTTTCGTGTActtggttatatatatatatatatatatatatatatatatatatatatatgctcttGAATGACTTTGTTGTTTCCAGCCacacaatgtttacatttatatatgcctGCAGTATGCTCTCAAGTATACTATTAACCGGATACCCGTGAAGCTTGAAGTGCTTCAGGTTGCTCACTGAACCGTGCACGGTATAAAACCTTGTGATTAAGGTACTTTTGATTAAGACATcaaaagagaaacattttaGTTGGCAAATCTCTATATAACGGATTTCAGAACATGGCCTATTGTAAACAAGCATTCATACAGGCATACAATTGTGGATTAAGAGAATGGCCTACTTTAATAAGAAAGTGGCATGTTAAACAGAAGTACTAAAGTACAAGAcaacaatacatatattcatgCAAGATGTAAACACATTCAAAAGGTATTAACAATTAATTACACAAAATTCATTATTTCAGCATAGAGTACAATATCAGCCTCACTCCAACAACAGTATAGAGCGTGCTCACCATAAAATGGACGCTGCTTGTCGCccgacatttatttatttatttgattggtgttttacgccgtactccagagtagtccacttatgcgacggcgcccagcattgtGAGCttgggggaagcccacgaccagctgcaggttgctggaaaaccttcccacgtacgaccagagagatTCGTTTCAAGACAGAATTCtcatcaaagaaaaataaaaatatcttttaCAAAAGCATATCACACAAAATGAGAGATATACACGCGtcaaatttacttttttatttctttggttggTTCACAATCAATCATATTTTACACTCTTCTGAGTGAACATTAATCGCATGTGTAGAAAATCGTCACAGTGAAAGCCACGGGGGTGTGAGGTGGGGGTGCAGGGTGCTTAATTAAGTTCGTTGAGTCTATTTCTACCACAAGCCCTTTTAGTCTTTTATGGAACAAACTGATCTTGTCTCTTAAAATGAAGCTGGTTTGGTCAAAACATTTAACAAGATGTTCTTGTCCAAAAATCTTTTCGTTAAAACAATGACAAGCTCTTCTTGCCCCTTAAAGTGAACAGTCTTCTTGTCAAAACATCTGACAACCTGTCCTTGACTTGCTTCTTAAAATGAACAAAGTTTCTTCTCTAAACATTTAATAAGTCCTTACACTCTCTTAAAGTGAGTAAATATCTGCCTGAGCAACCCACCCTTTGTTATTTGTTGACGAATGTCAATCTGCATCCTACTTGGGGTTTGTAAGTATCAAGTATTAAGACATTTACATGCTGCGGCATGAAGCCTGATTGCACCATTTACAcgtggccatttgtcaactatcacactcaAAAGGCCCACCCAAAAACACCCTAGGTCAAAATACCCCTCGGACAAAAAGCCCATGCCTTATGTCAACAGGGGACAAAATACTCACGGCCCCAAAGAATAAAACGTATAATTTGATGAATTCAGATATTATTTGTGAAATAACTCCTATaaatagaaatatatgtaaattcaaAACAGCTTTGTGTATTATCATGCAACTTATTATGCCTTGTATTAAAATGCTTTATTGCATGGTGtatgtatctgtctgtctgtaggaATACCCAAATGAGATTTAAATTAGGGGTGCTTTAGGGCTGGACCTTGTGTCCggtggattttttttctacaccCTTTATATTGCATGTTTGCATAAATCTGGATTCTGGTGGTAGTCGTCAATGCCCAAAGGGTTCCCTACTCAGTGACTTGGTATACAAAGGTTATTCTCCATCTCGACGAAACTGGTCAATCTTTTGAACCTCTTTTCTGTTATTTGTTGAACAAGCCTTCGTCAGGATAGGACATCAGCACCACAACTTCTTCTCTCAGGACATCGCCATCTTGCCAACAACTCTTCACACAGgtgaaaattaaaacagttCCAAACTCTATGGGGCGTTCTGAAAAACGTTATGAAATACAACCAAGTTACTACCTCAAGAAAAACGTCATGTCTAAATGTACAGCAAagactattgttttttttttctctttcattgttgttgttgttgttaatgtttTCTTACAACCCAATGATAAAATCCCCACTAATTGCAGACAGCcattttaaaggtggagaaaatgtaaaaattatatGAAGTTATGATGTAAGGAtgtgaaaagttagttgtaaatatggtctgatatttttttcaatttttctttaaaatgaaaaagacacttgaaaatcaTTTTGATATGATGGGTAGTTGAGACCACCTGTTGGTATAAGGTGTCCTTGCGTAATAACGTTACAAATGAGGGTATAtcacatatttaataaaaaatttcCAGCTAATAAATGTCTTTTACCTGGATTTTtatcatctttatttttttagtatattcataaatattattataattaacatTAAATGCATGAGTTTTGATATAAACACCAAATATGCATTTGAATAAATTTACTAATCTGGCATCAAACCCttgtttagaacattattatgcaaaaaacatatatacctaGAGGTGATCCTGAACACcgatcatacaaaaatatacaatggTTCAAATAGCCTTTTCTCCTGAaggaaaaagttgaaaaaaatattgaagatcataTTTGGAAATAAGTTTATaagctctttcatctgattttggcatcaagTTCAtcttttctcctcctttaagcCCAGCAGTCTGGGATTTcaacttaataaaaaaaaatttcaagtcAACAGtacatttctgacaggtaaATTGATTTATAATTTGGCTTTGGAGGAAACATATGGAATTCTGTGTAGAAGTTGGTCAAATAGCATACATTCCTGTTGCATATATTTCTTGCCAGGGAAacttatttattacttatttgaaatttgttgaagacatactcaagaattccgACTTTACTATCTGCTGGAGGGCAGTGTTATAGGTAAATGAAACTGACGTACCCacaataaaccaccaatctttgACAAATAACTGACGAACTTGCCAAACTGAGAGAATTTCATTGCGAACAACTGACGAACTTGCCAAAATGAGAGAGTCAGATGGTCATGTAAGATTACACATTAGTCCACAATCAAGCACTTATTGTAACCAATGCCCTGGGGACAATCAACTGCTTATTGTAGCCAATGCCCTGGGGACAATCAACCGCTTATTGTAACCAATGCCCTGGGGTCAATCAACTGCTTATTGTAACCAATGCCCTGGGGACAATCAAGCACTCATTGTAACCAATGCCCTGAGGACAATCAAGCGCTCATTGTAACCAATGTCCTGAGGACAATCAAGCGCTCATTGTAACCAATGCCCTGAGGACAATCAAGCGCTCATTGTAACCAATGCCCTGAGGACAATCAAGCGCTCATTGTAACCAATGTCCTGAGGACAATCAACCGCTTATTGTAACCAATGCCCTGGGGACAATCAACCGCTTATTGTAACCTATGTCCTGAGGACAATCAACCGCTTATTGTAACCAATGCCCTGGGGACAATCAAGCGTTCATTGTAACCAATGCCCTGGGGACAATCAAGCGCTCATTGTAACCAATGCCCTGAGGACAATCAAGCGCTCATTGTAACCAATGCCCTGAGGACAATCAAGCGCTCATTGTAACCAATGTCCTGAGGACAATCAACCGCTTATTGTAACCAATGCCCTGAGGACAATCATGCGCTCATTGTAACCAATGCCCTGAGGACAATCAAGCGCTCATTGTAACCAATGCCCTGGGGACAATCAAGCGCTCATTGTAACCAATGCCCTGAGGACAATCAAGCGCTCATTGTAACCAATGCCCTGGGGACAATCAACCGCTCATTGTAACCAATGCCCTGAGGACAATCAACCGCTCATTGTAACCAATGCCCTGAGGACAATCAAGCGCTCATTGTAACCAATGCCCTGGGGACAATCAACCGCTCATTGTAACCAATGCCCTGAGGACAATCAACCGCTTATTGTAACCAATGCCCTGGGGACAATCAAGCACTCATTGTAACCAATGCCCTAGGGACAATCAACCGCTTATTGTAACCAATACCCTGGGGACAATCAACTGCTTATTGTAACCAATGCCCTGGGGACAATCAACCGCTTATTGTAACCAATGCCCTGGGGACAATCAACTGCTTATTGTAACCAATGCCCTGGGGACAATCAACCGCTTATTGTAACCAATGCCCTGGGGACAATCAACTGCTTATTGTAACCAATGCCCTGGGGACAATCAAGCACTCATTGTAACCAATGCCCTGAGGACAATCAAGCGCTCATTGTAACCAATGTCCTGAGGACAATCAAGCGCTCATTGTAACCAATGCCCTGAGGACAATCAAGCGCTCATTGTAACCAATGCCCTGAGGACAATCAAGCGCTCATTGTAACCAATGTCCTGAGGACAATCAACCGCTTATTGTAACCAATGCCCTGGGGACAATCAAGCGCTCATTGTAACCAATGCCCTGGGGACAATCAACCCCTTATTGTAACCAATGCCCTGGGGACAATCAAGCGCTCATTGTAACCAATGCCCTAGGGACAATCAACCGCTTATTGTAACCAATGCCCTGGGGACAATCAACTGCTTATTGTAACCAATGCCCTGGGGACAATCAACCGCTTATTGTAACCAATGCCCTGGGGACAATCAACTGCTTATTGTAACCAATGCCCTGGGGACAATCAAGCGCTCATTGTAACCAATGCCCTGGGGACAATCAACTGCTTATTGTAACCAATGCCCTGGGGACAATCAACCACTTATTGTAACCAATGCCCTGGGGACAATCAACCGCTTATTGTAACCATTTCCCTGGGGACAATCAACCGCTTATTGTAACCAATGCCCTGGGGACAATCAAGCGCTTATTGTAACCAATGTCCTGAGGACAATCAAGCACTTATTGTAACCAATGCCCTGAGGACAATCAAACGCTTATTGTAACCAATGCCCTGAGGACAATCAAGCGCTCATTGTAACCAATGCCCTGGGGACAATCAAGCGCTTATTGTAACCAATGCCCTGAGGACAATAGGAGCAGCAGAATCCTgaaaattctctgtccaagaaTGGGAGTGAACCCAGGCCTCAGGTGAGAcagtgactgaaaggcaagcaccagAACCACTCTGTCACAAATCCATATCCTGTTACAATGTTTGTCTATGTTTGCAACAAGCTTTGTCTATTCATCTCTTTCTACAATGCTTGCGTATTCTCTGGATACAACAGCGGCCCTTGTCACAATGCTTGCCTATTCTCTTGATACAACAGCGGCCCTTGTCACAATGCTTGCCTATTCTCTTGATACAACAGTGGCCCTTGTCAAAATGCTTGCCTGTTCTCTTGATACAACAGCGGCCCTTGTCACAATGCTTGCCTATTCTCTTGATACAACAGCGGCCCTTGTCACAATGCTTGCCTATTCTCTGGATACAACAGCGGCCCTTGTCACAATGCTTGCCTATTCTCTGGATACAACAGCGGCCCTTGTCACAATGCTTGCCTATTCTCTTGATACAACAGTGGCCCTTGTCACAATGCTTGCCTGTTCTCTTGATACAACAGCGGCCCTTGTCACAATGCTTGCCTATTCTCTTGATACAACAGCGGCCCTTGTCACAATGCTTGCCTATTCTCTGGATACAACAGCGGCCCTTGTCACAATGCTTGCCTATTCTCTTGATACAACAGCGGGCCTTGTCACAATGCTTGCCTATTCTCTGGATCCATACAACAGCGGCCCTTGTTACAATGCTTGCCTACTCTCTGGATACAACAGCGGCCCTTATCACAATACTTGCCTATTCTCTTGATACAACAGCGGCCCTTGTCACAATACTTGCCTATTCTCTGGATACAACAGCGGCCCTTGTCACAATGCTTGCCTATTCTCTTGATACAACAGTGGCCCTTGTCACAATGCTTGCCTGTTCTCTTGATACAACAGCGGCCCTTGTCACAATGCTTGCCTATTCTCAGGATACAACAGCGGCCCTTGTCACAATGCTTGCCTATTCTCTGGATACAACAGCGGCCCTTGTCACAATGCTTGCCTATTCTCTGGATACAACAGCAGCCCTTCTCACAAAGCTTGCCTGTTCTCTTGATACAACAGTGAGCCTTGTCACAATGCTTGCCTGTTCATCTCCTGCGACATTTCTTAAGTATTCTTTTTTTGGTAAAATGTTTGCTTACTCATCCCTTTTTACAAGTCCTTACCCTCTGTATTCTCAATCTGCAACACATAAGCTAAAGCTGGCATCAGTTGAAGCTCAAACACCCTGCGCTCTCCACACACTGGACATGGCGGGATGGAAGTTGAGAGTGGACACCCTGCAGAATCTGATAGAAACAGTGGCTCCCCAGCCCACTGATACCTGTCACAGGGGAGAAGTCATTATTTCTGTCATTGGTGATCAAGATGTGTGGTGCAAACaggcaaaaattaaaaaataaacacagaccAATCTGACAGAGCCAGTAGTAACTTAATTCAgaatgtaaaacatttatttttcaaccTGAGGACTTTTTAAAATTGGGGCTATCTGTTGACCAATGTATCATAATTTGAAATTATTATGCTCTACAATTCACAACAATTTTGAACTTTGAAACTTTGGCTTAAGTAAAAAATCCTCTGTGGAACAAGAAGCTGATATTTTATTTGGACAGGTCAAAACAACTGGAAATTTCTGGAATTAAAAATTAAGTATCACACCTTAAACACTGCTCTGGACATAATGTCAAAGTCTTTTTGAACCTGTACAGCTGCTTGTCACCATGtttaatttcacttttttcatACTTTTCACCTGAGCCtccactgcaaaaaaaaaacaaaacaaaaccaaatcaCAAGATGTATCCACTATTTATGAAACTGATACAAGAAATCTCCGGACAAAATGTTACATGATTATCAGTGATAAGGTGCATTCAatgtaaacacaaaaataagcAAAGTCTCCAAATCACAGTTCAGACCATCATCATGTTAAACAATATCCTAGGTCAAATGTGGACAAGCTAGAGACACAGgatgcaggttcaatcctgacTCTGGTAGgcgaatttgtagatttctttcCTGTGATGGTTTAGTGGGACTTAAGTGACAACAGGTGGTCATTGTCCATTGAGGAGTCATAATTTTGTTGGGGGATCGCTTTCCTGGAACATGAAATGCAAATAGGCCTTCACAACTATAAAGGGACCTTATGTTATCAAGGGTAACTTGTCAAaattcagtgatttatgccaggCAATCCTGTTCCCTTACCTCACAAAACCGTTTAACAACTgtttaagtggaaaattcttgattgCAGCATAAAagaacaaccaaataaataaaaaataaggtAACAACCTAATAGGGTAATGTAATAATAGGTAAATAGCTAAAATATCTGTTATTTTGGACAAAATGGTAGGTAATGCTGcattgtacaaaataaaatgttaatttttatcTAAGCTAAAAGCACACACACTTCCTCTATGTAAGAGTTCCTGTGTGAATGAATTCTAGGAGAGGTAAACATTCAGGGTCTAGGAGAGGTAAACATTCAGGGTCTAGGAGAGGTAAACATTCAGGGTCTAGGAGAGATAAACATTCAGGGTCTAGGAGAGGTAAACATTCAGGGTCTAGGAGAGGTAAACATTCAGGGTCTAGGAGAGGTAAACATTCAGGGTCTAGGAGAGGTAAACATTCAGGGTCTGGGAGAGGTAAACATTCAGGGTCTGGGAGAGATAAACATTCAGGGTCTAGGAGAGGTAAACATTCAGGGTCTAGGAGAGGTAAACATTCAGGGTCTAGGAGAGGTAAACATTCAGGGTCTAGGAGAGGTAAACATTCAGGGTCTAGGAGAGGTAAACATTCAGGGTCGGATACAACCTTCTAATTTGGGCACCCTTTCAGCCGGGGTCTCATGTTTATCCAGTTTATTCAATGCTCTTTTAttgttgaaaaaatatatatatatatttatagtaatAAAATTTTTGCACAGTATTTTTAATactgatgtacacgtatgatCTATCAATGAATTATACATTTAAGAAAGTGCAACGGCTTTTTCTGTAAGACACACCTGGATATTCAATCAATGTTACTTCAACGGCACTTGGGTTAAATTTTCATGGGGGAGATGGGAAAACATTGGCTTCGAGTCTGACGCTACCGTCTGCGTTTTCGTCTTTTCGGGACAGTAAGAAATCGTCCTATTCCTCCACCAGTAGATGAAATCAAATCGGCACTACGTTTTACACAGTGGACATGGCTAGAACTCTGTATATATTGTGCAAGCTGCCAGTTGTTTTCGGTCTACCACAAGGCATTTTGGCATTTTGGCGTCACTCACAATGAGGCTACACCTTGTTCCTAAGCGCCTCTAGAGTCACAAGGTTTGTACACACGTACAATGTATTATAAACACAAGAACCACAAGATGGAAGTAAACAAAGACTGAGAATGAGGTAAAAGGTTGCACAGCAGTCGATGGCACAAATGTACGACAAACGGTGACCATGAAAACAGAGTTAAAAGGAAAAACCGCCTCGACAAATCCTCTCGTATTTGCCAAATTTAAATATGAGTTGTTCTTTGAATTTGGGCTCTTGTTAAGTTTATTTGGGTGTTTGAGGGGCTTTCTTAATTTGAGTGACGGTAACCGGCAAGAAAACCATTCTGTATCCGACCCTGACATTATATAGACATGACCATTTTGGTGCGCATAACCTACATTAGTAGAGAAAGtggtttttaattttggttaatgaaaaaataatgaaatacttTAAAGAACTgcagttgaaagaaaaaattcctTTCAAAAGCCCAATAAAACCTGAAAAGTAGGTTCCTTTGAGGAAGTTGGGGGAGGGGGTAGATGTGTTTTAGGAACAGAAATACCTGTCGTCATAGAAAGTTTCTCTATAACCACACCCTTCTTTCCTCTCATACTCCTTCAGCAACTGGTGAACATGTCTGTCTTCAAACTGTTGCACACAAAGACTTTCTGCcaatgttgaaataaaatatggaaTAAACCGTCTTTGACTGTTTCCAGACACTTGATTATCAAATTCACTGAGATCTCCATGCGACAGTATTGTTGTCCTCTCTGCTGCAACCTTATTGGATGATGCTGTGACAGGTGATGTAAACTGGCATTTCAATGGACTACTCTCTACACAATCATCCAATGAGCTCCTCGCACTGTCATCATGAATATGCATTTGCTGGAAATGAATAGAACACTCTGAGATGGCCGTCTTTTCATTCTGGTCTTTTTCACAGTCATCAGTCATATCTGGAGAACCTGTCTCCTTCCCTTTTTGAATAATACTGTCCTCAGAAGTTTTGGTGTCCCCATTTTCATTTCTCAATTGCTGTTGGCTTTTACAAtctgtttccatgacaactCTGACACATTCTTCATCGTCAAGGCCCCAATCATCTGCAGAATCACACCAGTGATTAGGATTGGTTGAAGAAGCACCCCTGATCCCTGAACTTTCATCGACAGAAGCTGAATGTAGGTCACTATCCACTTTTGTTTGGCTCCTAAAAATTCTccagctgaaaaaaaataatcagtatTAAAAGGTAAAAAATCACAAGTTGCCATAAAAaactagtacatgtagcaagaaaGTTTAGAAACCAAATGcaacattcatacatgtaagctttaaTATCAAAAACATTCACAGTCTCCAATTGTAAATTTACAATCAAGTATTTAAACTCatccaaatttaaaaaaaaaaaaaaaaaaaaaaaaaaaaaaaacctagtcATGTAATGTCCTGTTGTAAGCATTTTATgataaacatgttaaaagtctAATGTTAAAAAATACTAGATGAGATAGAggcaatgcatgtacattaaacaAATATGAATGTAATAAAGTTTGCAAGAAATAGACTAATAAAAGTAATCTGAATGCATGAACACAGGTAATTAACTCTCAGAATATATTGCATTTGTATGTatcaaaaattaaacaaaaataaaaaaaccttACCTCTTGGCTTTTCCTTGGCAGTCAGGTGTTACACAAGCAAAAATATACAATGTCCTGTTGAAGGCAGAGTCTAGCTGACAGAAGAGTTGAGTGACAAGTAACATTCCTTTCTGACATTCCTCACACTGTGGTCCAACTGAGCTTGCACACATCCAGTTCTACAATCAAAATGATCAGACACTTTAATTGTTATGGTAGCTTGAACATggactgtaggcctacatattatGAATTCATCATTAGCATTTTTACATCAATTGGTTACACTTAAGAAATACCTCAACAGTTAAATTGACAGTGGTCGTTTAACACTTTCACAGGATCTCTCCAAGCCCAGAAAAATGTGTATTAGTTAGTGTCTGAAATTAAGCATGGGTTTATTGAAGGTCTGTTtttttactgttgttttcttaCTGTGGTCATGACTTGTTTATGAATGTGAATTAACGTATGCCACTTCTGTTCACTTCCTGTGCATACATTTATTGTAGGGATATAAAAAGCCCCTCAGGGGTTTCTATACCCACCAGTTAATCTTTAATGTAATTTAATTCTACACAAAATCCATTTGTTTGGTGATTTGACTTCAGTTTTTCAATGACTTATTTACACATGATTAGtgaatcaaatcaaaaacatgCATCATAATGCTTTCTCTGTAACTAAAATGCGTTCAAATAGTTCTCATTTTTGATACGCCAACTGACTGATTTGCTGGTTGGCTGCATGGTCTCGACTTAAATTTGTAACCAAAACAACCAGACAGCATTTGTGTCCCAGAGAAGTTGAAAGTATTGTCGTCTGTAGGTGAGTTAGATCTGAGCTTCTGATTATTCTGTCTCTTCCAACTCTATGGCACTTCTTCAAAGCATTAACAAAGGGGGATTTGTAAAGCTGAGGTTGATGTCACATGGTAAAGTAATGTCCATTCATCGTCGAAATGCTTTTCATAATGACCATCCAAGAAGCGGGTTAGCTACCAACAAAGTTATCAACCTTGTCTTTACAACCGCCTTATTTGGTGTTATTGTCGTTGTCGATGAGGCTGACACTCACCGGCGAACCGCCTATCTTGTCAGTGAACCATGAAACATCAGTTTCGTGTTTCGTGGCAATAAATTGGTCGTGAAAGCCAATGTAAACTTCTGACAGATTTGCCATCGTCTCCCAGTCGCTTATACAAATACCAATCAGCGTATGAGAAGCATTTCGCAACAGCTGAAACAACAAATATTGTCACCGGCACGTGGTGTTTCGTGTTGTGGAATGAGGTCATTTTTCCCTCTTGTATGCGCGAGTAAAGTTGAAACTTCCTGTGTTGTGGCGCGAAAACATCACAGGGAGGTGGGACTTCGTTGTCGAGAAGCGCAAGGCTAGAATGTATCAGTCCACTTGAGGGTATTTGttatttcttctttaaataACGCCCTTCGAAAAGAGAGATCATGGCGTCGTCACCTACCAGCGGTAAACGAAAAGCGTAAGtttgtattttgttcatttcgTCCGACGAACGGTGATGGTGTTATCATTTCGTGTCGTGTCATTAGGCCCAGTGTCGGAGAAGTCCGCTTCGGACTGTGGCTGTCAAAAGTTCAATGAGGCATGACGTTGAGGTCATTACCCCGTGTCCCAGTCTTAAACTGCCTGCAGGTCAAACGCAAAAGCGACATTATTTGTTTTGAAGGGAAATTATCCAAAGGTTTAATTGGTGTTATAATCGGCAGTCTAGTTCATTTGAGTTAAACGTCGAGGTCTATTTTCCAcgatttctgatatttacctgccagAAATCGATTAAAAGAGACCTCAACTGAAATATAACTGAACTAACTGCTGTGATGAATTTATCTGAATAACTTCTCTTGTCAAGTAATTAACCAAACTTACATATATCTGGCTCTTGTTTgaatttaaaaatgcaaaactatCCGCCTCATGATTTGTACACTGTTTTCACTGgaggtctgcccggtttcctcccaccataatgccttgCGCTGctacataagtgaaatattgtaaaatatggCCTTAAACTCAGTCGAAGAAATAAATTATGCCTTTAATGCCACAAATTTTTCACTCGTATGACGGTGGTCTGGTGGATGGATGGAGGAAATGGCAGTGCTAAGAAAAACCATGGATCTTTGCCAGTTATCTAACAAAGTTCTTAAATGAGTAGAAGCAGTGGCCAAAACAGTGAGTGCTTAATATGAATAGGGGCCTCGGTGGcccagctggttagcgcgctagtgcagcgtaatgatccaggagcctttcaccaatgcggttgctgtgagttcaagtccagttcatgctggcttcctctccggtcgtaagtgggaaggtctgccagcaacctgcggatggtcgtgggtttcccccgggctctgcccagtttcctcccaccgtaatgctggacgccgtcgtataagtgaaatattcttgagtacggcataaaataccaatcaaataaacaaataaattgatatgAATACGCTTTGGTCAGGGTGAAGGGCCTAACAGTTACAGCGTAGGTGCTAGTGCTGTTATACTGAAACAGtgtttttaaaggaaaataccTCCAAAAATCAAAGTAGGTATCACTAAATAGATCACGTGAAACTATACAtaatatactttcatatattttttttaggattttgtgaaaagagttaaaggtgcTCAAATATtggaat from Liolophura sinensis isolate JHLJ2023 chromosome 3, CUHK_Ljap_v2, whole genome shotgun sequence carries:
- the LOC135463916 gene encoding programmed cell death protein 2-like isoform X1, with product MANLSEVYIGFHDQFIATKHETDVSWFTDKIGGSPNWMCASSVGPQCEECQKGMLLVTQLFCQLDSAFNRTLYIFACVTPDCQGKAKSWRIFRSQTKVDSDLHSASVDESSGIRGASSTNPNHWCDSADDWGLDDEECVRVVMETDCKSQQQLRNENGDTKTSEDSIIQKGKETGSPDMTDDCEKDQNEKTAISECSIHFQQMHIHDDSARSSLDDCVESSPLKCQFTSPVTASSNKVAAERTTILSHGDLSEFDNQVSGNSQRRFIPYFISTLAESLCVQQFEDRHVHQLLKEYERKEGCGYRETFYDDSGGSGEKYEKSEIKHGDKQLYRFKKTLTLCPEQCLRYQWAGEPLFLSDSAGCPLSTSIPPCPVCGERRVFELQLMPALAYVLQIENTEERPIEFGTVLIFTCVKSCWQDGDVLREEVVVLMSYPDEGLFNK
- the LOC135463916 gene encoding programmed cell death protein 2-like isoform X2, translated to MCASSVGPQCEECQKGMLLVTQLFCQLDSAFNRTLYIFACVTPDCQGKAKSWRIFRSQTKVDSDLHSASVDESSGIRGASSTNPNHWCDSADDWGLDDEECVRVVMETDCKSQQQLRNENGDTKTSEDSIIQKGKETGSPDMTDDCEKDQNEKTAISECSIHFQQMHIHDDSARSSLDDCVESSPLKCQFTSPVTASSNKVAAERTTILSHGDLSEFDNQVSGNSQRRFIPYFISTLAESLCVQQFEDRHVHQLLKEYERKEGCGYRETFYDDSGGSGEKYEKSEIKHGDKQLYRFKKTLTLCPEQCLRYQWAGEPLFLSDSAGCPLSTSIPPCPVCGERRVFELQLMPALAYVLQIENTEERPIEFGTVLIFTCVKSCWQDGDVLREEVVVLMSYPDEGLFNK